Proteins encoded in a region of the Drosophila gunungcola strain Sukarami chromosome 3L unlocalized genomic scaffold, Dgunungcola_SK_2 000005F, whole genome shotgun sequence genome:
- the LOC128259143 gene encoding LOW QUALITY PROTEIN: uncharacterized protein LOC128259143 (The sequence of the model RefSeq protein was modified relative to this genomic sequence to represent the inferred CDS: deleted 2 bases in 2 codons; substituted 1 base at 1 genomic stop codon) yields the protein MSLRSNVFLLCTVFFFVCLANLSLHSRYPNIEKLTKIDGEFYVNSPXCKMPKMDPFSQDIMKFFKRKKFKECSTDNDLVISEFDPKLRQYRIHIDENIADKLLKKVVNATIKCEYHVIGRNKSASIPDNDFSFSGPKPLIKSLLIPKDIDSIDVQCLAVNAKKELELLQKDAFLFVQDRLDNKTDNLGGGRGDEESKPNPSVIIMGLDSTSRMNFRRAMPKVSNYVDQEGWFEMQGYNKVGDNTLPNMLAVLAGTSREQVRKHCGLSYRGCLDEVNFIWKRYKKEGYTTAFAEDCEYMSTFNYGAAGFVHKPVDYYLRPFLYAAEATLKLTSYFSAAYCVGRHLSFKYVWDFGQQFIKRFLNEAPMFGLLWSNSFTHNSMTGATALDSTFKEYLDNFQQLGLFNRSVVIFMSDHGDRYNSLRRKASGFLEERLPMIFIYVPPWFREKYPQYVESLKNNRNRLSSNYDLHMTLHHLLQLNTASMADFDPNLQAVKCKTCQSLFFDLPVNRTCSEAGIDEKWCTCHPPEKVNDPKLIKEIGQAIVDGLNKHFLEKKVSDICHTFKLGHVRHAYRKIILATEYKPTDPDEQIYTLEFWAIPRGLFEATVGWNMRTKVLTMNVDELSRLNSYEKDSRCVEEAQMKKYCVCH from the exons ATGAGTCTGAGGAGTAATGTATTTTTACTGtgtactgtttttttttttgtatgcttGGCAAATTTGAGCTTGCACTCCCGTTACCCAAACATtgaaaaacttacaaaaatagATGGAGAATTTTACGTGAACAGTCCATAGTGCAAGATGCCCAAAATGGATCCCTTTTCGCAAGACATAATGAAGTTCTTTAAGCGCAAGAAGTTTAAGGAA TGTAGCACCGATAATGATTTGGTTATCAGCGAGTTCGATCCGAAACTAAGACAATACAGAATCCATATTGATGAGAACATTGCTGACAAGCTTTTGAAAAAGGTTGTGAATGCGACAATTAAGTGTGAATACCATGTAATAGGTCGAAACAAAAGCGCTTCTATTCCGGATAATGACTTTAG TTTTTCCGGTCCTAAGCCCTTAATCAAATCCTTACTGATACCAAAGGACATAGACTCTATTGACGTTCAATGCCTTGCCGTAAATGCTAAGAAAGAATTGGAACTCCTTCAAAAGGATGCCTTCCTGTTTGTGCAGGATCGATTGGATAATAAAACTGACAATCTAGGAGGCGGTCGTGGAGATGAGGAATCCAAGCCAAAT CCCAGTGTGATTATTATGGGTCTGGACTCCACATCCCGCATGAACTTTCGGCGTGCCATGCCAAAGGTCTCGAACTATGTGGATCAAGAGGGATGGTTCGAGATGCAGGGATACAACAAGGTGGGCGACAACACTTTACCCAATATGTTGGCCGTACTTGCGGGAACTTCGAGGGAACAGGTGAGAAAGCATTGCGGTCTAAGCTATCGAGGTTGCCTGGACGAAGTCAACTTTATCTGGAAGCGTTACAAAAAAGAGGGCTATACAACAGCTTTCGCCGAGGACTGTGAGTACATGAGCACTTTCAACTATGGAGCAGCTGGATTTGTGCACAAGCCAGTGGATTACTATCTAAGACCCTTTCTATATGCCGCCGAGGCAACTCTAAAGTTGACTTCATATTTTAGCGCGGCCTATTGTGTTGGCCGTCATTTGAGTTTTAAATATGTCTGGGATTTTGGTCAGCAATTCATCAAGCGATTTCTGAACGAGGCTCCCATGTTTGGCTTACTCTGGAGCAATAGTTTTACCCATAACTCCATGACGGGAGCCACAGCTTTGGATAGTACTTTCAAGGAGTATTTGGACAACTTTCAGCAACTGGGACTATTCAATCGATCGGTGGTGATTTTCATGAGTGACCATGGAGATCGGTATAACTCTCTTAGAAGGAAAGCTTCGGGGTTTCTCGAAGAGCGTCTGCccatgatttttatttatgtgccGCCGTGGTTTAGGGAGAAATATCCCCAGTATGTGGAAAGTCTGAAGAACAATCGCAATCGACTTTCCTCGAACTACGATCTGCACATGACTTTGCACCATCTACTTCAATTGAACACTGCATCCATGGCTGACTTCGATCCCAATCTCCAGGCGGTTAAGTGTAAAACTTGTCAATCACTCTTCTTTGACCTACCAGTAAATCGAACTTGCTCCGAAGCGGGCATTGATGAAAAATGGTGCACTTGTCACCCACCCGAAAAAGTCAACGATCCtaaattaatcaaagaaaTTGGCCAGGCCATAGTGGATGGCTTAAACAAACACTTTCTGGAAAAGAAAGTCTCAGACATTTGTCACACATTTAAATTGGGTCACGTCCGACACGCATACCGAAAGATTATCCTGGCAACTGAATACAAACCCACGGATCCGGATGAGCAAATCTATACACTCGAGTTTTGGGCCATTCCCAGAGGATTGTTTGAGGCCACAGTGGGATGGAACATGAGAACTAAAGTGCTGACCATGAATGTG GACGAGTTGAGCAGGTTGAACAGCTACGAAAAGGATTCTAGGTGTGTGGAAGAGGCACAAATGAAAAAGTACTGCGTTTGCCATTAg
- the LOC128259006 gene encoding alpha-(1,3)-fucosyltransferase C produces MPMDKLRATPVDKILSFRRNPDLQQQRRQQTDEMEDIPRFLPPQLLFDDADGKDTHRRMADTDSINSEDAVRLPPPRRSPVSMRNLQRQLYSPNQCMNVLKAIVAVVTICVLFTTIPLYRRQRIEKENSLKMVLLWNEQLPTGGSAHMECGCLVSTRRNHDDKPFDAVVFNADYPYTFEDLNNIKRTPDYYAVFAAKKPLSLAQNPLAGSMLPLFNLTMTYRLDSQLIWTDYYFSHTNLARRLNWFRSPSKNLVDDMPDSMFQHLDSEVLKKTRLAVYLTYEVDQNSLPGGLYLQKLQKYADIDAHDSCLGSQDCSHYHFMLIFETSACPDYVPPQMYMAMDKLMVPVLIGGGNLTNLVPQQSYIRGLDFSTPKDLVRHLKDLVNDREEYKRFFWWHSIYKLRQTYQPYCALCSLIQKPAEERQIGQGSSKLAFIKWWTSAEYQCPNRSTTFL; encoded by the exons ATGCCGATGGACAAACTACGTGCAACGCCAGTGGACAAGATCCTTAGTTTCCGCCGGAATCCCGatctgcagcagcaacggcGTCAGCAAACTGATGAAATGGAGGACATTCCCAGGTTTTTGCCACCTCAGCTTCTTTTCGACGACGCAGATGGTAAGGACACACATCGCAGGATGGCGGATACGGATTCGATAAACTCAGAGGATGCTGTTAGGCTGCCTCCTCCCCGAAGATCTCCAGTTTCTATGAGGAATCTGCAGCGTCAGTTGTACTCACCCAATCAGTGTATGAATGTCCTAAAAGCCATCGTGGCTGTGGTAACCATTTGTGTGCTCTTCACCACAATTCCCTTGTACCGACGCCAAAGGATTGAGAAGGAGAACAGTCTGAAGATGGTCCTGCTGTGGAACGAGCAATTACCAACCGGTGGATCGGCACACATGGAGTGTGGTTGTCTGGTCTCCACTCGCCGAAATCATGACGACAAACCCTTTGATGCCGTGGTCTTTAATGCCGATTATCCCTACACCTTTGAAGATTTGAATAACATCAAACGTACTCCTGATTACTATGCGGTCTTTGCCGCCAAGAAGCCACTGAGTTTGGCGCAAAATCCATTGGCTGGCTCAATGTTGCCCCTCTTCAATTTGACCATGACCTATCGTCTGGATTCGCAATTAATCTGGACGGACTACTACTTCTCCCATACCAATCTGGCCAGGCGTCTCAACTGGTTCCGCAGTCCCAGTAAAAATTTAGTTGATGATATGCCTGACTCTATGTTCCAACATCTGGATTCAGAAGTATTAAAAAAGACACGACTGGCAGTGTACTTAACATACGAAGTGGATCAGAATAGTCTTCCGGGGGGCCTGTATTTGCAGAAGCTGCAAAAATATGCGGATATCGATGCCCATGATAGTTGTCTGGGTTCTCAAGA CTGCAGTCACTACCACTTTATGCTCATCTTTGAAACAAGTGCCTGTCCGGATTATGTGCCTCCGCAGATGTACATGGCCATGGATAAACTTATGGTACCCGTCCTGATCGGAGGAGGAAATCTAACCAATCTGGTACCACAGCAATCGTATATCAGAGGCCTGGACTTTTCCACCCCAAAGGATCTAGTGCGACACCTAAAGGATCTGGTAAATGACCGGGAGGAGTACAAGCGCTTTTTCTGGTGGCACTCCATTTACAAGCTGCGCCAAACTTACCAACCCTACTGCGCCCTCTGCTCCCTCATCCAAAAACCCGCCGAGGAGCGCCAGATTGGCCAGGGATCCTCCAAACTGGCCTTCATCAAATGGTGGACTTCAGCCGAATACCAGTGCCCCAATCGATCCACCACCTTCCTCTGA